The following DNA comes from Nicotiana sylvestris chromosome 10, ASM39365v2, whole genome shotgun sequence.
GCTTTTTTACTGAGAAAGTTGAATATTGCAAAAGAGCTCTAAGGagattcgaagaagaagaagaagaagaagaaggagttgtGAAAGTAAAGAATGAAATGATGACTAGTGGAGAAGTTATAGACGATAAAAATCATGGTCATGATCTCCTCGAAAACTGGCAAAAATATTTGCTAAATCACAGGGCAACACGTGTTCGGGTCATTAATTGCAAGAAGACATTCGTCCTTTCAAATGTTAGAGACCGTTCATGAACTTTCCTACCAAGAAATAAATTCTTATCCACTTCACGGTAATGCTAAGTTGCGTCATCGAGAAGTAGGGACTATCTGTATGGGGTAAATTGGTTAATGACAATTAAGCGAATGACGGAGTAACACGTGGAACTAAAGACAGGTGGGATGTGAGTCACCAAACAGCTGACACCAGATGCAAGCACGCAACCAGTGCTAAACGGATCCCGAAGACAGATCAGCCGATAACAAAGATTCAAAGTTGTCATCGGATAATATTCAATGGGCAGCTGTTATAGAGAATATATGCATTTATAGCCAATCGTTATGCACCCATCAATGACGATTTTATTCTCATTCAAGAGGAGTTTGATTTGAGGATCTGGTCTCCATGAATCAAACCATAAATAGGAGGATTAACATCCATTGTAGACACGAAATACTCTACACATAAAAGGCTATAATCCACTGTCATATTACGCTCAATTTTAGCGCTTGAATATTGCTTTCACTTTTGTTATCAGAAAGGTTAAGTTCTTAGTCGGGCTTGTTGTCTTCTCTAATTTCGTTTGACAATCTTACTTTTGttctcatttatttattatttttaggcAAATCaattcgcttgtctataaaccacgctataaattcaactgtaccgttttaTGGGTAAACAAGTAAAATAACAAAGCTTATCATTTGTTATTTTGCATCATCTGCTCCTAATGTTTAGGAGGGTAATTATAAAAAGGAATCACAGTTTGTAAGTTAGAAAGTGAAGCCCTGATATCTTTGCATTTCATTCTTTACTTGGAGGTGAACATAAGTGAATTACATTTTTCCAGCATGAAGACCAAGTATTTTGAACATAAATGAAGCATAACTTTCTTACAAATAGACACAAGATGTGATTTCGACAACAGTGTTAGTGTAACAAGATATAGAAGATGGCTGTAAAAGCTTACTATGGTCATCAAGATCTTGGAGATTTCTCCAACAGTGCAGAAAGATAAACTTCATCCTTAGACTTGGAAGAAATAGCCCACATGTGTTTTTTGTACCTGAATTGCAGGAACATGTACATGAAGTCGTCGAGATCCCTCCTGTTACAGAAGAATCGATCAATCCATAACAAGCCTCCTTGTCTTAAAACGCGATCCCAGTCAAAAAGGATGAAATCTAATAGTTGCAGATCAATCCAACCATCCATAAGTCCAGTCGTATGGATCAAATCCATGGTGTGGTCAAAAAATGGGAGTCGTTGGTTCAATGTCACATACAGTGGAATCAGACCCCTAAGTGTCATCATCTCACTAAAAGGAGCCCCAAGATTCAGAGCAGTCGAGATGATTGTTACATTCTGCTCTCTCATTCTTGCAGCAAAAGTCCCTGCACCAACACCATAATCTAAACCAATTCTGATCTCCCCAGGTTTGATCGCCAAAACATCTTTGATCAAGAAATCCACTGGAACGGAGGAGTTTGTTACCCATTTTAGCTTTTCCTTATCCATTTCAAAACATCCGCCTATGCACTTAGTATAGCGTCGTCTTGAATTCTTACTTGATAAGCACTCAAAGTTCCTGCACTGGTAATTGCTCCATCGAACGTTTCTTCCATCTGGAATTGTCCAAAGGGACTTGGTAATTGTAATGCATCTTCTCCTCGGCAAAGGATCACAACCATAAATTATTAGCTTCTGAGCCAAGTTCCAATCATCTTTACAATATGATCCAATATCATAATCCATATATTCCTCTAACTCTTTCTTCATCAAAACACACGCATGCCCTATCGTGTTATAAATCTTCAGTGTCCCGTAGATGTTAACCTTACCATTTCTCTTCCTCTTAGGGGTTATATACTTCCTTATCTCTTCAATCACAAAGGAATTAATCAAGGGATCTTCTTTGATTGTCACAGttccaattccttcaactcttggCAGCCTAATTTGCCTAAGGGCAATTTGCGCCGAAGATAGAGGCCTAATCACCTCTTCCTCCAGAAACCCCTTGTACTCCAATATTGAAATTTTGCTTCTAGATAGCTCAATTTTATTCTTTTCCATCTTTGTTACAGTCAGTTCTAGCTTGTTTTGCATATTTTCAAACTTTTTAAGCACTTCATCAACTCGAGCTCTCAGCCATTTTATGTCGAAACCATCATGTACTGCTTTAACGCCATAAAGATGGTGGCATATTTCCTCATCATGCATGAAAAATCCAACAGAAGAGAAGCTAAATAAACTGGAAAGGCTTACAAATATAAGAAGCCCCCCAAGCACAAGTTGGAGCCAACCAATAATCCTTCCTAATGTACGTTTTCGAAAATGAAAATAAGGCTTCCCCATCCTCAATGACAAACAAAAAACAACTATTTCTCAATCAAAGCAGAACAATTTTCCAgaaaagaattcaaaatgagATGGTGCAGTGCCTATCGAAATAGCATCCAAACAAGCAAATAAAAAAGCTGCTCATTTTTCAATTACACCAAGAAGGGTAAAAGGGTGAACTGACCAACGATGGTTGAACACAAATGGAGAGAGTTCTAAGAAAATGGCTGTTAGAACCCAACAAGTGCTCAAGTTTTTAGGTTAATTAATTAGTGAACTTTATTGAGCTGGAAAATCGTGAACTCCAAGCTCAATAGCTGGGCGATGAGGTTGATGAAAGAAGAGAAATTCTCGTAAAGGAACTGCCTATAGCTCAGTATATACACAACAGGAACGGGGTATTCTTTATATTCAAGGAATTGACACAATACTAATATAAGAGCGTTGACAATTGGGAAAGGAGGGGGAACCGTTTCATTTGAGCAACTGCTTCTTGTGTCAAAGGTTGAAAGTTTTTGACCGTCCAAGTTTCGCATATCCATATATGCTTTGCTCGTTGAATATTTGCAAGCTATGGGAGAATTACAGAATAGCTAGCGAATGAGTTGAATTGGAAATAATCTTTTCTGCTGAGACATGATCATGTGTTTTCATGATCAACTTGTACATAGAAAGTAGTAAATCTGTTTTATTTTAACAGAGAGCCGTACATTCTCAGGATTAGTTTTtgtagatttatatatatatatatatatatcttgaaCCACTCCATAAAAATAATGGTTgataaatttatatattttatatatatatatatacacacattttATATTGCCAAGTACAGTTGAGACAAAACTTACCTGCACCGGGTATTTACACCCAGTGTAGTTAACAGTAGTTATGTTAACCATAAACAACAAACTAAAGTTTATTAGAagtcttatttttaaataataaaaattttaaaGACAGAATTTATCTAATAAGGCACCGCGTGATAAAATTTAGGAATGCCGTCACATTTCTATCTTTTTTTTCCCTGAGTTTTTCTTCTAATATTGGTTTCACACTTTATCGTTGATTTAACAAGAAGCTGAACTTTACTTTTACAATGATGCAATTGTAAAATTAATGTACAGTACTACAATATTATGCCAAAAAGTCAACTAAGAATATATTGTGGGAGACAAGTTTTGCAAGTAAGCATAGATCACTTTTTCCTTAGGAGTAAGCAACACTAATTTCAAATATAACTTCAATAAATGTGgagttttatttatgttttcattGAACACATGAAAGTACCAAAAAAGAAAAGTAGTCTgcctcctctcttttttttccttatcAATAAATCCTACTACACTATCTCTTTGTTTTGCCATATAACCTATGGAACAATTTTTGAACAAATGAACGTCTACAGGTAGCTAAAAAACTTGAGTTTTTCTCAAGTGGTTTCTTGTGTTTCGGGTAACTTGCCACTGGTTTAAGTTGACGTTAACATAAGGAACATAATAAAGAATAACAAGATTATTAAGTATTTTTTGTACTATTATTtaaaattatgtgaaaaatatatggTAGTTAACTATGGTTATATACTAAGAATTGTGGTTAAATAAAATGACATACACCATTTATTTATAGAATGGGTATAAACACCCGGTATGGgtagtaaaaattgcacggagcACCTTATTtgatcgcccccatttaacctgtacctattttttttaaaacttgtacccactttttaaataatttcagtccctttctcctcctccttctcctccttcgttttcttcttctttcttctgctgttgTTGGTGCAGATTATTTCTTCTTCGTTTTGTCTCAATTAATATTCTTTTACGTAAGCATAGTTATGGATTTAACTTAACTGTTTGTTCAGATTTTTTATGAAGTGGAACGAGTCATCTATTGAGCTCAAAAACGACAACCTGTGATGAAATAGAATAGAGTAACATATTTGAAGGGAAGATATACGTACACAAACACAACTATGACAAGTAGGTCAAGTAATTTGTAGCAACTTTTTGCCTAAACAAAGAACACCATAATTAAGGATAAATGATAGATTAACTACTCTCATCTTGGCTACAAAAAGTACAAAGAGTTATCCATATGAAATCACCGGTGATTATAGATGTCTTTGCTAAGTACAGGAAAAGCAGTCAAGTGATTAAAAAAATTCCGACTCCAGAAGAGGAGAGCCAAGTAAAATATtagtacaaacaaaaacttcagctctagagctgaagcttacaaacaaaaagccagttacaaacaaaaacttcagctttagagctgaagcttacaaaaaaattgacagttacaaaacaaaaacttcagctctagagatgAAGCTTACCAACAAAAAACcagttaaaaataaaaatttcagctctagagctgaagtttgatagttacaaaacaaaaacttcagctctagagctgaagcttacaaacaaaaacttcagctctagagctgaagttcgccagttacaaacaaaaacttcagctctagagctgaagttcgacagttacaaaacaaaaactttagttctagagctgaacttcaggcccggctactagaatgctgaagttttgtgtgattgtctttgctacttcagccccgtatgctgaagttatgcgaaaaagcgggtacgcttgcaatttttttgcaaagcgggcacaagttaaaacgtgacacaaaaagcgggtatagatgcaaatgccccataTGGGTAAGTATTTACCTTTGTGAAAAACATTTTGGTTCCGAAAAACATTTTGGTTTAATGTTCAATATTATAATGTTTGATTGATGCGAGCACTGTTGTTTTTGTTCTTTTCGTAAATAACTTTGATTGACAATTATTAAACCAAAGATACAGTAATTTCGCAAAATTATGTCCGAAGTTTTTCCGATAACTAGCTTTTTGAAACTAATCAAACCAAATACCAACGCCACTTCCCGGAGGAAAAAAACTTGCTCCCTCCATTCCATTCTAGTGGTAGTGTATGAAGGAAcaatatatttaagaaaaaagaacTTTAAAAAAAAAGCTTGGGATCTTAAACAAAAAGTAGacatatatatattaccttaATATATATTTCATTAAGTATAAAATAAAACATGTAAAATTAAATTATGTAGTACTAACTATAAAATATACTTATTAACTCTTTTTTTTCGGAACAAactaataataatataaaaaggACCAGTATACATAAAATGTGACCCAAaaagtaattttttattttgttcatGTCGATTTCTATAAGGGGTAGTTGGTACGATGGATAACTAAAAATAATCGGGGGAAAAATTATCAGCGTATCCCTTTTTACTAATCCTGGATAAGTTATTACAGAATTAAAAATAGTATTGGGATAACGTATATCTGCCAGAGGGTAGAATAGTAATCCCAAGATAAAGCAGTAAAATTGACAATTTTAAGATTAATACAATATACACCAAACAGTCAATACGAAATAACCCTAGGATAGCTAATTGCAGCATAACTAATCCCTGTTGGGTTTTTATGTATTTAATAcataaaagagggtgaatgggaaatggagaaaaatgaaatttttgagtgaaattttaagttttccccttggcaaagggacattatctcatattggaagaggaagaggtattttatgggtatataagcaattgctcttcttctagctcttaaagagttgagaagaaggcaagcctcgtgccgtcgtcgtcgtcgctcagctcggcttcggcttcggatttggatttattttttggaccaaatttatttgttaatagtaaaatattaacagaaatgttattaaatattttttttagtaacagaatattaatattaaatcctccAATCCGATTTTCTAttttggtaacagaaaattaactaccctctttattttccctctttattgttgagtaaatagccatttatgtaatagtatttatgttgtggccgttttgcataaatAGTCAttttgaagagttgcacctcttcatatttcagcccaactttgactataaatacaagactattctgctcagaatttccatacgattttttgagtttatcctccttcttctgcatacttttagcatcaaacaaagcaacagtaagtgtaatttgctaccgaactttgtgttcgctgaaacactggggtttgaagtaccactacactagtgtgtaattcgttctatcgtgggaagaaataatccataaccttgggtactacgaggggattaaattccttaaggaaacactgtgaattcagtgggcttgaattggttttctgttatttcgttgttcatttctgtttatgttcatttatatttccagaattattttacaaatgcagtttactaacaagcttaaggaatttaaaatattttctgtATTTGTACTCACTGTTTCTGGAGAgtaaaatctttgtgattttgtactctattggagattaaaatctatgtaattt
Coding sequences within:
- the LOC104245636 gene encoding probable methyltransferase At1g29790, which gives rise to MGKPYFHFRKRTLGRIIGWLQLVLGGLLIFVSLSSLFSFSSVGFFMHDEEICHHLYGVKAVHDGFDIKWLRARVDEVLKKFENMQNKLELTVTKMEKNKIELSRSKISILEYKGFLEEEVIRPLSSAQIALRQIRLPRVEGIGTVTIKEDPLINSFVIEEIRKYITPKRKRNGKVNIYGTLKIYNTIGHACVLMKKELEEYMDYDIGSYCKDDWNLAQKLIIYGCDPLPRRRCITITKSLWTIPDGRNVRWSNYQCRNFECLSSKNSRRRYTKCIGGCFEMDKEKLKWVTNSSVPVDFLIKDVLAIKPGEIRIGLDYGVGAGTFAARMREQNVTIISTALNLGAPFSEMMTLRGLIPLYVTLNQRLPFFDHTMDLIHTTGLMDGWIDLQLLDFILFDWDRVLRQGGLLWIDRFFCNRRDLDDFMYMFLQFRYKKHMWAISSKSKDEVYLSALLEKSPRS